Proteins encoded in a region of the Haloglomus salinum genome:
- a CDS encoding class I SAM-dependent methyltransferase: MSAARRRGCWFRSSPSDVAGDDSAATPPEPATVSDRRTVRETYDHIATHFAETRAHPWPEVTDFLDGRGGETGLDLGAGNGRHVEPLADRTDRVLAVDASSELLQVGRDRAVDRGYRDRYRPVAADAARLPLAADTVDLAVYVATLHHLPDRETRVASLSELARVLAPGARALVSAWSTAHDRFEAAADAAEGFDTTVDWTLPGGQRVPRFYHIYAPAEFDADLAASDLDVVESFLSSGNCYAIVGVNR, translated from the coding sequence ATGTCGGCGGCGCGACGGCGGGGATGCTGGTTCCGCTCCTCCCCTTCTGACGTGGCGGGCGACGACTCCGCGGCGACCCCCCCGGAACCCGCTACCGTCAGTGACCGCCGGACGGTGCGCGAGACCTACGACCACATCGCGACCCACTTCGCCGAGACACGCGCGCACCCGTGGCCTGAGGTGACCGACTTCCTCGACGGCCGCGGGGGGGAGACGGGCCTCGACCTCGGCGCGGGAAACGGCCGTCACGTCGAACCGCTCGCCGACCGCACCGACCGTGTTCTCGCCGTCGACGCCAGTTCCGAACTCCTCCAGGTGGGACGTGACCGCGCCGTCGATCGGGGATACCGCGACCGCTACCGGCCGGTCGCCGCCGACGCCGCCCGCCTCCCGCTCGCGGCCGACACGGTGGACCTCGCGGTGTACGTTGCCACCCTCCACCACCTCCCGGACCGGGAGACGCGGGTCGCGTCGCTCTCGGAACTCGCACGGGTCCTCGCGCCGGGCGCCCGGGCGCTGGTGAGTGCGTGGAGCACCGCTCACGACCGCTTCGAGGCCGCCGCCGATGCCGCCGAGGGGTTCGACACGACCGTCGACTGGACGCTCCCCGGCGGGCAGCGGGTCCCCCGGTTCTACCACATCTACGCGCCCGCCGAGTTCGACGCGGACCTCGCGGCGAGCGACCTCGACGTGGTCGAATCGTTCCTGTCAAGCGGAAATTGCTACGCTATTGTGGGTGTTAATCGGTAA
- a CDS encoding type II/IV secretion system ATPase subunit, which yields MSSETDQNEPRSTEEHSETGPEDGGFQFDSDEDADGAGTTTSEGASGRSTAGGGHIVADHPIKGEILREVQEWFQQADLDESFATPPETEFIKNQFFDFSYLDDHEEIERVWVNRPYAYVSILQRHGEEKLRYHVHEPELTEFEEYVKEDLEKILRNSLMYQDLDDEEEREAVFERKAKEIITDHAAATVSDGTLLKLKYYLLRDFVHLGPIDPIMRDPAIEDISCDGIGIPVYVYHTEHRDLKSNITFDGNDLSSFALRLAQRAGEQISVSEPLMDGTLPDGSRVQLTFGSDVSTRGSNFTIRKFANVPLTPVDLINTGTFSVEQMAYFWLAIENNRSLIFSGGTGSGKTTSMNAVSMFIPEDSKVVSIEDTREITLPHDNWIQSLTRDSITSEGRGEVTMYQLLQAALRQRPEYLLVGEIRTEQDVAFTFFQAIGTGHTAYTTIHAESVEGVLNRLENDPLAVPVQMVLELDIVSIQKQTFKDGDRVRRNDGVTEIRSGDDAGESVRAIDVFQRDADTDTHRKVNKSAVLQDIADDRGWGARELAEAINDREEFLQYLVDEDIDDYQQVTAAIHAFGNDREELMQKVQQGTLSPDDLSIDEEADELYR from the coding sequence GTGAGCAGCGAAACAGACCAGAACGAGCCGAGATCGACCGAGGAGCACAGTGAGACTGGGCCGGAGGACGGCGGCTTCCAGTTCGACAGTGACGAAGATGCCGACGGAGCGGGGACAACGACCAGCGAGGGCGCCTCCGGGCGATCGACCGCTGGTGGTGGCCATATCGTCGCTGACCACCCTATCAAGGGTGAGATCCTCCGCGAGGTGCAGGAGTGGTTCCAGCAGGCGGACCTCGACGAGTCGTTCGCGACGCCTCCGGAGACCGAGTTCATCAAGAACCAGTTCTTCGACTTCTCCTACCTCGACGACCACGAGGAGATCGAACGTGTGTGGGTCAACCGCCCGTACGCGTACGTGTCCATCCTCCAGCGTCACGGGGAGGAGAAGCTCCGCTACCACGTCCACGAACCCGAACTGACGGAGTTCGAGGAGTACGTCAAGGAGGACCTCGAGAAGATCCTCCGGAACTCCCTGATGTACCAGGACCTCGACGACGAGGAGGAGCGCGAGGCGGTCTTCGAGCGGAAGGCCAAGGAGATTATCACGGACCACGCGGCCGCGACGGTCTCGGACGGGACGCTCCTGAAGCTGAAGTACTACCTCCTGCGGGACTTCGTCCATCTCGGCCCCATCGACCCCATCATGCGGGACCCGGCCATCGAGGACATCTCGTGTGACGGTATCGGTATCCCGGTGTACGTCTACCACACGGAGCATCGGGACCTGAAGTCGAATATCACGTTCGACGGCAACGACCTGTCCTCGTTCGCGCTCCGGCTGGCCCAGCGTGCGGGCGAGCAGATATCGGTGAGCGAACCGCTGATGGACGGCACGCTCCCCGACGGGAGCCGTGTCCAGCTGACCTTCGGCTCGGACGTCTCGACGCGTGGGTCGAACTTCACCATCCGGAAGTTCGCGAACGTCCCGCTGACGCCGGTCGACCTCATCAACACCGGAACGTTCAGCGTCGAGCAGATGGCGTACTTCTGGCTGGCCATCGAGAACAACCGCTCGCTCATCTTCTCCGGCGGTACCGGCTCGGGGAAGACGACCAGCATGAACGCGGTGTCGATGTTCATCCCGGAGGACTCGAAGGTCGTCTCCATCGAGGACACCCGGGAGATCACGCTCCCGCACGACAACTGGATCCAGTCGCTGACGCGTGACTCCATCACCTCGGAGGGCCGCGGTGAGGTCACGATGTACCAGCTCCTGCAGGCCGCGCTCCGCCAGCGCCCCGAGTACCTCCTCGTGGGCGAGATTCGGACCGAGCAGGACGTGGCGTTCACGTTCTTCCAGGCCATCGGCACGGGGCACACGGCGTACACGACCATCCACGCCGAGTCCGTCGAGGGCGTCCTCAACCGGCTGGAGAACGACCCGCTCGCGGTGCCGGTCCAGATGGTGCTGGAGCTCGACATCGTCTCCATCCAGAAGCAGACGTTCAAGGACGGCGACCGGGTGCGCCGGAACGACGGCGTGACCGAGATCCGCTCTGGCGACGACGCCGGCGAATCCGTACGCGCCATCGACGTGTTCCAGCGCGACGCGGACACGGACACCCACCGGAAGGTGAACAAATCCGCCGTCCTGCAGGACATCGCCGACGACCGTGGCTGGGGCGCGCGCGAACTCGCCGAGGCCATCAACGACCGCGAGGAGTTCCTCCAGTATCTCGTCGACGAGGATATCGACGACTACCAGCAGGTCACCGCCGCCATCCACGCCTTCGGCAACGACCGCGAGGAGTTGATGCAGAAGGTCCAGCAGGGCACGCTCTCGCCCGATGACCTGAGTATCGACGAGGAGGCCGACGAGCTCTACCGATGA
- a CDS encoding response regulator, giving the protein MGSDEPTVLVVEDEPPLIEIYARWLEGEYEVRTAQNGSEALEQIDDEVDVALLDRLMPGMSGDEVLAEIRERAPDCRVAMVTAVEPDFDIIRMGFDDYLTKPVEKEMLLETVERLLARSNYKGLEQELYSLVSKRSALQSAKSAQEISSSEEYAELESRIEELQSEIDAAMPEMESGEFVAMVRDIESGAGEEAEPPEGEVPDPFAEESDAAEDGDDLDVDADESTSTEGEDR; this is encoded by the coding sequence ATGGGCTCAGATGAACCGACGGTACTGGTGGTGGAAGACGAGCCCCCGCTCATCGAGATCTACGCCCGGTGGCTGGAGGGGGAATACGAGGTCCGGACCGCACAGAACGGCTCCGAGGCGCTCGAGCAGATCGACGACGAGGTCGACGTGGCGCTTTTGGACCGGCTGATGCCCGGGATGTCCGGCGACGAGGTGCTGGCGGAGATCCGTGAGCGGGCGCCCGACTGCAGGGTCGCGATGGTGACGGCGGTGGAGCCGGATTTCGATATCATCCGGATGGGATTCGACGACTACCTGACCAAACCCGTCGAGAAGGAGATGCTGTTGGAGACGGTCGAGCGGCTGCTCGCCCGGTCGAACTACAAGGGGCTGGAGCAAGAGCTGTACTCGCTGGTGTCGAAGCGGTCGGCGTTGCAGTCTGCCAAATCCGCCCAGGAGATCTCCAGCTCCGAGGAGTACGCGGAGCTCGAGTCGCGTATCGAGGAGCTCCAGTCCGAGATCGACGCGGCCATGCCCGAGATGGAGAGCGGCGAGTTCGTCGCGATGGTACGCGACATCGAGTCCGGGGCCGGGGAGGAGGCGGAGCCCCCCGAAGGGGAGGTCCCCGACCCGTTCGCGGAGGAGTCGGACGCCGCCGAGGACGGTGACGACCTCGATGTCGACGCCGACGAGTCCACCTCGACGGAGGGTGAGGACCGATGA
- a CDS encoding HD domain-containing protein, whose translation MSDTPDETSADRVTPSRGDGGREYDPTADHSFPDERVNRVLETIEADEEIAAYLEAQNVNPVARKGYNDHGTKHIGIVRNRALCLYDLLKAGGVEFNGAAGQGLEEADEAVIIALAATLHDIGHVVHRDEHPYYSIPLAADLLDRLLPEFGYDTADAVRVKGEVLHAILCHHTEEDPLTLEAGVVRVADALDMERGRSRIPYEKGGRGIDTISSRAIRRVSLHDGDDRPVLVEIEMTDAAGVYQVDELLKSKLQDSGLEREIRIVAVHTNGDGDGQLLERIEL comes from the coding sequence ATGAGCGACACGCCGGACGAGACAAGCGCGGACCGCGTGACTCCGTCACGCGGCGACGGCGGCCGGGAGTACGACCCGACGGCCGACCACAGCTTCCCGGACGAACGGGTCAACCGAGTGCTGGAGACCATCGAGGCCGACGAGGAGATCGCGGCATACCTCGAGGCACAGAACGTCAACCCCGTCGCCCGGAAGGGGTACAACGACCACGGGACCAAACACATCGGCATCGTCCGGAACCGAGCGCTCTGCCTCTACGACCTCCTGAAAGCCGGCGGCGTCGAGTTCAACGGCGCAGCCGGACAGGGCCTCGAGGAAGCCGACGAGGCGGTCATCATCGCGCTGGCCGCGACACTGCACGACATCGGCCACGTCGTCCACCGCGACGAGCACCCCTACTACTCCATCCCGCTCGCCGCGGACCTGCTCGACCGCCTCCTCCCCGAGTTCGGCTACGACACCGCCGACGCCGTCCGTGTCAAAGGCGAGGTGCTCCACGCCATCCTCTGTCACCACACCGAGGAGGACCCGCTCACGCTCGAGGCCGGGGTCGTCCGGGTCGCCGACGCACTGGACATGGAGCGGGGGCGCTCGCGCATCCCCTACGAGAAGGGTGGCCGCGGCATCGACACCATCTCCAGTCGGGCCATCCGCCGGGTGTCGCTCCACGACGGCGACGACCGGCCGGTGCTCGTGGAGATCGAGATGACCGACGCCGCGGGCGTCTATCAGGTCGACGAACTCCTCAAATCGAAGCTACAGGACTCTGGTCTCGAACGGGAGATCCGCATCGTCGCGGTCCACACGAACGGCGACGGCGATGGCCAGCTGCTCGAACGCATCGAGCTCTGA
- a CDS encoding type II secretion system F family protein, with amino-acid sequence MSSPNVDDSPIVPEYELEQYFPERSELSEEERAKLREQHGYFRTYFREQPDRFRKLQRWLNQARFGVTYDVYLAATARYAIGAAVVGLVLGVALSVQLMTMGVFAPITELPAVGGVLAPVLGPLVAFVFGLLGITVLGGGTAMARYYYPRTVVNQRQRNIDVLLPHAIVYMYALSHGGMNTFEVIKEVAQAEDVYGEVSRECDMIVRDVELFGNDLFTAIRDARNLTPSDNFEQFLDDTLSVLDSGSDFSTFLSDESETYMNEAKQEQENFLETLSILSEIFVVMFVAAPLFLIVTLMVISLLGGDSLAQTQALVYLFLPAGMVVFIVLIDLLSKPYAQHEHDVELSEEQDVAPSDAAESDPHFEEYEKRKRRDELLELVRNPISEIRKRNPLLSLAVSVPAALLAVGLLVVSGQLQTSLAGMGRTPIKHTIGYGVIPFLITTVPLTLFYEAERRREQRISSRFPDTLNILSSANQMGIRLVDALDLVSRWSEGTLADELRKVRNDITWNHDIEGALLSFADRLRVPQVTRTMKLIAKGSRSSSDLSEIISIAAEDTRNRYQIEQNRRQEMAAYTAIVAIGFLVYLAVIVLLDTSYLQPIGQMATDAQGNTDLLTVSTVPVDQYRTIFFHSALIQGAGSGLLAGKLAENDVLAGLKYSIVLVAIALAVFIFI; translated from the coding sequence ATGAGTTCACCGAACGTCGACGACTCCCCGATCGTCCCGGAGTACGAGCTGGAGCAGTACTTCCCGGAGCGGTCGGAACTGAGCGAGGAGGAGCGTGCGAAACTGCGCGAGCAGCACGGCTACTTCCGGACCTACTTCCGGGAACAGCCCGACCGGTTCCGGAAGCTCCAGCGCTGGCTCAACCAGGCCCGCTTCGGCGTCACCTACGACGTCTACCTGGCCGCGACGGCCCGCTACGCCATCGGCGCGGCGGTGGTCGGGCTCGTCCTGGGGGTGGCGCTCTCGGTGCAGCTGATGACGATGGGCGTCTTCGCGCCGATTACGGAGCTACCAGCGGTTGGCGGCGTCCTGGCGCCGGTTCTTGGGCCGCTGGTCGCCTTCGTGTTCGGGCTGCTCGGAATCACCGTCCTCGGCGGCGGGACGGCGATGGCCCGCTACTACTACCCACGGACGGTGGTCAATCAACGCCAGCGCAACATCGACGTGTTGCTCCCACACGCCATCGTCTACATGTACGCCCTGAGCCACGGGGGGATGAACACGTTCGAGGTCATCAAGGAGGTCGCACAGGCCGAGGACGTCTACGGCGAGGTGTCGCGCGAGTGTGACATGATCGTACGCGACGTGGAGCTGTTCGGGAACGACCTGTTCACGGCCATCCGCGACGCCCGGAACCTCACGCCCTCGGACAACTTCGAGCAGTTCCTCGACGACACGCTCTCCGTGCTCGACTCCGGGAGCGACTTCAGTACCTTCCTGTCCGACGAATCCGAGACGTACATGAACGAGGCCAAGCAGGAGCAGGAGAACTTCCTGGAGACGCTGTCTATCCTGAGCGAGATCTTCGTCGTGATGTTCGTCGCGGCGCCGCTGTTCCTCATCGTGACGCTGATGGTTATCAGTCTGCTCGGTGGGGACTCGCTCGCCCAGACGCAGGCGCTGGTCTACCTGTTCCTCCCGGCGGGGATGGTCGTGTTCATCGTCCTCATCGACCTGCTGTCGAAGCCGTACGCACAGCACGAACACGATGTCGAACTGTCCGAGGAGCAGGACGTGGCCCCGAGCGACGCGGCCGAGTCCGACCCGCACTTCGAGGAGTACGAGAAACGGAAGCGCCGCGACGAGCTGCTCGAACTCGTCCGGAACCCGATTTCGGAGATCCGCAAGCGGAACCCGCTGCTGTCGCTCGCGGTCTCCGTGCCGGCGGCGCTCCTCGCCGTCGGGCTACTCGTCGTCTCGGGCCAGCTCCAGACGAGTCTCGCCGGGATGGGACGGACGCCCATCAAGCACACAATCGGGTACGGGGTCATCCCGTTCCTCATCACGACGGTCCCGCTGACACTGTTCTACGAGGCCGAGCGCCGGCGGGAGCAGCGCATCTCGAGTCGCTTCCCCGACACGCTCAACATCCTCTCCAGCGCCAACCAGATGGGTATCCGGCTCGTCGACGCCCTGGACCTCGTCTCGCGCTGGTCGGAGGGAACCCTGGCCGACGAACTCCGCAAGGTCCGCAACGACATCACGTGGAACCACGATATCGAGGGGGCGCTGCTGTCGTTCGCTGACCGCCTGCGGGTCCCGCAGGTGACCCGGACGATGAAGCTCATCGCGAAGGGGTCGCGCTCCTCCTCGGACCTCTCGGAGATCATCTCCATCGCCGCCGAGGACACCCGCAACCGCTACCAGATCGAGCAGAACCGGCGCCAGGAGATGGCCGCGTACACGGCCATCGTCGCCATCGGCTTCCTGGTCTACCTCGCGGTCATCGTGCTGCTTGACACCTCGTATCTCCAGCCGATCGGACAGATGGCCACCGACGCACAGGGCAACACCGACCTGCTGACCGTGTCGACGGTTCCGGTCGACCAGTACCGGACCATCTTCTTCCACTCGGCGCTCATCCAGGGTGCCGGGAGCGGACTGCTCGCCGGCAAACTCGCGGAGAACGACGTTCTGGCCGGGTTGAAATACAGCATCGTCCTCGTGGCGATCGCGCTCGCGGTCTTCATCTTCATCTAA
- a CDS encoding DUF7504 family protein translates to MSYRTTALDDGTVAFDQGTSLLVSGSSMDVQERIYDLLSEAGESDETTILISTDRGAPEVVRSLRERDAFDAGRVGFIDCTGRDGPEEAAGAPVRRLGSPGDLTGMSLEFAKLADRFDDAGAGDRIRVGLVSISTLLMYTDVRTAFRFLHVFTSRIRSGGLFGIFAMDPGMHDQQTVNTIRAVFDCEARIADDGDVDLRGSGFVTE, encoded by the coding sequence ATGAGCTACCGGACCACCGCGCTCGATGACGGCACGGTGGCATTCGACCAGGGGACCAGTCTCCTCGTCTCGGGCTCCTCGATGGACGTTCAGGAGCGCATCTACGACCTGCTGTCCGAGGCCGGCGAGAGCGACGAGACGACCATCCTCATCTCGACCGACCGCGGGGCCCCGGAGGTCGTCCGGTCGCTCCGCGAGCGGGACGCGTTCGACGCCGGTCGCGTCGGGTTCATCGACTGCACGGGTCGCGACGGCCCCGAGGAGGCTGCGGGTGCGCCGGTCCGGCGGCTCGGGTCACCGGGCGACCTGACCGGGATGAGCCTGGAGTTCGCGAAGCTCGCCGACCGGTTCGACGACGCCGGCGCGGGTGACCGTATCCGTGTCGGGCTGGTCTCCATCTCGACGCTGCTGATGTACACGGACGTGCGCACCGCGTTCCGGTTCCTCCACGTGTTCACCTCGCGCATCCGCTCGGGCGGGCTGTTCGGCATCTTCGCGATGGACCCGGGGATGCACGACCAGCAGACGGTCAACACCATCCGGGCGGTGTTCGACTGCGAGGCCCGAATCGCCGATGATGGCGACGTGGACCTGCGTGGCTCCGGGTTCGTCACGGAGTGA
- a CDS encoding type II secretion system F family protein, whose amino-acid sequence MAVTTYIPLIVVVVALVVLALAPFSRTIERDTKRLAYTAFGGRTVSDNEQRERTLRAAGIGTPYRVYVTQTYLYTAVAAFSGAVLGVYLGGFLVELLDLNTLTAPSPVISDVASSLPDFLLAFNAKLFALLVGTSLLMGTIAATIVYAIRWAIPSVRATTRERQIDASLPRMVAFIYAQSRGGMAFPDVMRSLSNNRGVFGAGAEEMAVGVRNIDVFGQDLVNAVRDLSRRTPSQQFQKFMENLTSVLQSGRNLSAFLADEYERYREQAEEQQEEILELLATTAEVYVTTVVAGMLFLITILLVIGLTSGDTLVLVQLITYVVLPATNLLFIAYLSEITQPLRASRDESDIERDELNALNRRLPREAGEDEPATAPDGGESVGHASSGTPDGGEPADYGWAESPQSKANRDRLRAYKRVKRVRSALTSPVESLFNQPELILFVTVPIAVGFVLAQLPGALEGGSFDARAFDDALIQAALFVMSTFAVVYEVAQQRLQRLESAIPDMLERLASLNEAGVAVVSSFDRVRRSDLGELNAEVDRIWRDIKWGATVEQALNRFERRVQTPSVTRTVTLLTNSMRASNEIGPVLRIASEQARADQRLKRKRKQEMFTYIIVIYVSFLVFLVVIGAIDRVLIPNLPTQSALSGGDGAVASAPSFLQINSDKVEQYRLTFFHAGLIQAMLSGLVGGQMGGGSIKDGMKHASIMLLITYLVFVFLPQPDVGGATAGMLVPLLPF is encoded by the coding sequence ATGGCGGTCACGACCTACATCCCACTCATCGTCGTCGTGGTGGCGCTGGTGGTGCTGGCGCTGGCGCCGTTCAGCCGGACGATCGAACGCGACACCAAGCGGCTCGCCTACACGGCGTTCGGCGGCCGGACGGTCTCGGATAACGAACAGCGCGAGCGAACGCTTCGTGCGGCCGGTATCGGGACACCGTACCGGGTGTACGTCACCCAGACGTACCTGTACACGGCCGTGGCGGCGTTCTCGGGGGCCGTCCTCGGTGTCTATCTCGGCGGCTTCCTGGTGGAGTTGCTCGACCTGAACACGCTGACCGCTCCGAGCCCCGTCATCAGCGACGTGGCGTCGTCGCTTCCCGACTTCCTGCTGGCGTTCAACGCCAAACTGTTCGCGCTCCTCGTCGGCACGAGCCTCCTGATGGGGACCATCGCGGCGACCATCGTCTACGCCATCCGGTGGGCGATTCCGTCCGTCCGTGCGACCACGCGTGAGCGACAGATCGACGCCTCGCTCCCACGGATGGTCGCGTTCATCTACGCCCAGTCCCGTGGCGGGATGGCGTTCCCGGACGTGATGCGCTCGCTCTCGAACAACCGCGGCGTCTTCGGGGCCGGCGCCGAGGAGATGGCCGTCGGCGTCCGCAATATCGACGTGTTCGGGCAGGACCTCGTCAACGCGGTCCGGGACCTCTCGCGGCGCACGCCGTCACAGCAGTTCCAGAAGTTCATGGAGAACCTGACGAGCGTGCTCCAGTCCGGTCGGAACCTCTCGGCGTTCCTCGCCGACGAGTACGAGCGCTACCGCGAGCAGGCCGAGGAACAGCAGGAGGAGATCCTCGAACTGCTGGCGACCACGGCCGAGGTGTACGTCACCACCGTCGTCGCGGGGATGCTGTTCCTCATCACCATCCTGCTCGTCATCGGGCTCACCAGCGGCGATACCCTGGTTCTGGTCCAGCTCATCACGTACGTCGTCCTGCCTGCGACGAACCTCCTCTTCATCGCGTATCTCTCGGAGATCACCCAGCCGCTCCGGGCCAGCCGCGACGAGAGCGACATCGAGCGCGACGAACTGAACGCGCTGAACCGGCGGCTCCCGCGCGAGGCCGGTGAGGACGAGCCGGCGACCGCCCCCGACGGTGGTGAGTCCGTCGGGCACGCTTCGTCGGGGACGCCCGACGGCGGCGAGCCGGCCGACTACGGCTGGGCCGAGAGCCCACAGTCGAAAGCCAACCGCGACCGGCTCCGGGCGTACAAGCGCGTCAAGCGGGTCCGGTCGGCGCTCACCAGCCCCGTCGAATCCCTCTTCAATCAGCCGGAACTCATCCTGTTCGTGACCGTCCCCATCGCTGTGGGGTTCGTTCTGGCCCAGTTGCCGGGGGCACTGGAGGGCGGGTCCTTCGACGCGCGGGCGTTCGACGACGCACTCATCCAGGCCGCGCTGTTCGTGATGTCGACGTTCGCGGTCGTGTACGAGGTGGCCCAGCAACGGCTGCAACGCCTCGAAAGCGCCATCCCGGACATGCTGGAGCGACTCGCCAGCCTCAACGAGGCCGGCGTCGCCGTCGTCTCCTCGTTCGACCGGGTCCGTCGGAGCGACCTCGGCGAACTGAACGCCGAGGTCGACCGCATCTGGCGCGACATCAAGTGGGGTGCCACGGTCGAGCAGGCACTGAACCGCTTCGAGCGCCGGGTGCAGACCCCCTCGGTCACGCGGACGGTGACGCTGTTGACGAACTCGATGCGGGCCTCGAACGAGATCGGGCCCGTGCTCCGCATCGCATCCGAGCAGGCTCGTGCGGACCAGCGCCTGAAGCGCAAGCGCAAGCAGGAGATGTTCACCTACATCATCGTCATCTACGTCTCTTTCCTGGTCTTCCTCGTCGTCATCGGGGCCATCGACCGAGTCCTGATTCCGAACCTGCCGACCCAGAGCGCGCTCAGCGGTGGGGACGGGGCCGTCGCCTCGGCGCCCTCGTTCCTCCAGATCAACTCCGACAAGGTCGAACAGTACCGCCTGACCTTCTTCCACGCGGGCCTCATCCAGGCGATGCTCTCGGGGCTGGTCGGCGGGCAGATGGGTGGCGGCTCCATCAAGGACGGCATGAAGCACGCCAGCATCATGCTGCTCATCACCTACCTCGTGTTCGTCTTCCTGCCGCAGCCGGATGTCGGCGGCGCGACGGCGGGGATGCTGGTTCCGCTCCTCCCCTTCTGA
- a CDS encoding type II/IV secretion system ATPase subunit translates to MSDTNDTQQGQRKGALENAMEQLSRTVEMFRGSRIDIEHWSPTEHGQLVNFGGREGYEEVDRYWLNAPFSYASINYDAEENQYLYHVVEPTLDSFEAELLDALYQDVRNPLLYGPETDADDEAGAERVLMEELRDRLEEYGVDVDMAGFYRLFYYLWRRFRGYGKIDALMHDPNIEDISCDGYGLPLYAYHEDYQDVETNVSFGEEELDSFVIQLAQQSGRHISVGNPVVETTLQDGSRAELALGQEVTPRGSAFTIRKYSEEPFTPIDLLRFGTYSLDQMAYLWMAIEHNKNIIFAGGTAAGKTTSLNAISMFIPPRSKLITIEDTRELALYHDNWLSSVTRERLDEAANINMYDLLRSSLRHRPEYIVVGEVRGEEAITLFQAMNTGHTTLSTMHADSVQTAINRLENEPINVPRPMVQSLDVLVVQTLARFGGERVRRASDVAEIEGIDQRTGELDYAGAYDWNATDDTFSEGNRNLMDEIREERGWSQRDLLSELRRRRRFLKYLWDEEVTQYQAFTTMVNRYYANPDRVMDRIDAPEIDTGSEAEASADD, encoded by the coding sequence ATGTCCGACACGAACGACACACAGCAGGGCCAACGGAAGGGCGCGCTGGAGAACGCGATGGAGCAACTCTCCAGAACGGTGGAGATGTTCCGTGGGTCCCGCATCGACATCGAGCACTGGTCCCCGACCGAACACGGGCAGCTGGTCAACTTCGGCGGCCGCGAGGGATACGAGGAGGTCGACCGCTACTGGTTGAACGCGCCGTTCTCCTACGCTTCGATCAACTACGACGCCGAGGAGAACCAGTATCTCTACCACGTCGTCGAGCCGACCCTGGACTCCTTCGAGGCCGAGCTGCTCGACGCGCTGTATCAGGATGTCCGGAACCCGCTCCTGTACGGCCCCGAGACCGACGCCGACGACGAGGCGGGTGCCGAGCGGGTGCTGATGGAGGAGCTGCGCGACCGCCTGGAGGAGTACGGCGTCGACGTGGACATGGCCGGCTTCTACCGCCTCTTCTACTATCTGTGGCGTCGTTTCCGCGGCTACGGGAAAATCGACGCCCTGATGCACGACCCCAACATCGAGGACATCTCCTGTGACGGCTATGGTCTGCCGCTGTACGCCTACCACGAGGACTACCAGGACGTCGAGACCAACGTCTCCTTCGGCGAGGAGGAACTCGACTCGTTCGTCATCCAGCTGGCCCAGCAGTCCGGCCGGCACATCTCCGTCGGCAATCCGGTCGTCGAGACGACCCTGCAGGACGGGTCGCGTGCGGAACTCGCACTCGGGCAGGAGGTCACGCCTCGCGGCTCGGCGTTCACCATCCGGAAGTACAGCGAGGAGCCGTTCACCCCCATCGACCTCCTGCGGTTCGGGACGTACAGTCTCGACCAGATGGCCTACCTCTGGATGGCCATCGAGCACAACAAGAACATCATCTTCGCGGGCGGTACCGCGGCCGGGAAGACGACCTCGCTGAACGCCATCTCGATGTTCATCCCGCCGCGGTCGAAGCTCATCACCATCGAGGACACCCGGGAGCTGGCGCTGTACCACGACAACTGGCTCTCCAGCGTCACCCGCGAGCGGCTGGACGAGGCCGCCAACATCAACATGTACGACCTGCTGCGGTCGTCGCTCCGGCACCGGCCGGAGTACATCGTCGTCGGCGAGGTGCGTGGCGAGGAGGCCATCACGCTGTTCCAGGCCATGAACACCGGTCACACCACGCTGTCGACGATGCACGCCGACTCGGTGCAGACCGCCATCAACCGCCTCGAGAACGAGCCCATCAACGTGCCGCGGCCGATGGTCCAGTCGCTGGACGTGCTCGTCGTGCAGACGCTGGCCCGGTTCGGCGGCGAGCGCGTGCGGCGGGCCTCGGACGTGGCCGAGATCGAGGGTATCGACCAGCGGACCGGCGAACTGGACTACGCCGGGGCCTACGACTGGAACGCCACGGACGACACCTTCAGCGAGGGCAACCGCAACCTGATGGACGAGATTCGCGAGGAGCGGGGGTGGTCCCAGCGTGACCTGCTCAGCGAGCTGCGCCGTCGCCGTCGCTTCCTCAAGTACCTCTGGGACGAGGAGGTGACCCAGTATCAGGCCTTCACGACGATGGTGAATCGATACTACGCGAACCCGGACCGCGTGATGGACCGCATCGACGCCCCGGAGATCGATACCGGTTCCGAGGCCGAGGCCAGCGCCGACGACTGA